Sequence from the Bremerella volcania genome:
CGTCGTTCGAGACGATCACGCCGTAGTTAATCGCCCCGAGCCAGCCCGACATGATGATGCCCACGCTGCCGGCGTGATACAAACCAGGGATTTGCTCGGGGATCGCTCGACTGACGGACAGCCCTTCGAACTTGGTCCCGAAGCTGGATCCGAGCGCGTGCTTGGTGTACCGCTGGAAGGTCTTCGGTGTGGAGACCTCGACATGGTCGATTCGCTCACGCACGTTGGGAACGTACTTCTCGAGCGCGTCGAGCGTGGTCTCGGCGAGATCGTCCTTGCTCGCTTTGTACTCGTCTTCCGACAGGTTCGCCCAGTCTTCAAACCGAGCGTTCGTGCTGGAAACCACCAGCGATCGTGGACGCCCTTCGGGACGCGTGTGCGGGTAATAGAACGAGTACGTCCGGCTGGTGATGTCGCGGCTGAGCAGCAGATCGGTGCGGAACGCCGGGGCCGTGCTGCTGAAGAGGAGGTCGCCGGTCTCTTCGGGAATCTGCTCGTCCGGCTTCATGGCGATGTAGACCTGGGTGCTGGAGTTATTGAGCCGCACCGCCTTGGCGTCTTCGATGAACTTCTTATCGAAGTACTGCTCGCCAACTAGGTCGAAGATAGTGAGCTTCAGGTTCGAGTTCGACACGATCGACTTGCACTTGATCGTTTTGCCGTTGGCCACGATGCTTTGCACGCGGCCATTTTCGAGGTTGATCTTCTCGACGTCGACATTGATGCGCACGTCGACGCCTGATTTCTTCAGGTCTTCGTGCATCAGTTGAATGAGCCGGTCGGTTCCCCCTTGGAAGGTGAAGACCCCTTTGCTCATGAAGTTCGAGAAGACGATGCCGTAGCTGATCGCCGGATCTTCCAGGGTCGAACCGTTGGCGTAGGTGATCGGTTCCATCAGCAGCCGCACGACGTCTTCCCGCCCGGGGAAGAACTTGTCGAACAGCTGCTTCGTCGTCATGCCTTGATCGTCGTAGAAGTTCATGCCGCGCGCCGTGTCGAAGAACTCCTTGACGGTCGCTTCGGGCACGTTGAACTGCTGGATCAAGAGCTGCGTGAAGTCTTCACGGTTGAATGTGGTCGACAGCGAGAACATCGGGTTGTCGAAGCGGATGTTCTTCAGCTGCACGATCGAATCGGCGATCTCGCGGGTCCAATAGCGCTTACAGCTTTTGATCATCCCAATCGGGAAGCCGTGCAGCGAGATGTCGAAGATGTGCCCGCCGGGACGCTTGAACCAGGTTGCCATCCCCCCCAGTTTGTAGTGCTGTTCGCAAAGCAGCACGCTACGTCCTTGGCGGGCCAACGTGTTGGCGGCGGTCAGCCCGGCCAGACCGCTGCCAATGACGACAACGTCGTACTCGTCCTGAGTGTCTTTCAAAAAGTCTTTCGGCATGATTCTAATTCCTGTCCCCTCGCCCCTCGCACGGAGAGGGTTAGGGTGAGGGGCGAAGCGGTTTTGGCTTCGCTGATCCTTTGGTGCTTAAATTCGGAAGGTGTTCTAGACCTTCGCTGCTGGTTGTGTTTTGTCTTGGCGGCATTAGCCCCTCACCCTAGCCCTCTCCCCTCAGGGGCGAGGGGACTTAGCTGGGACTAAAGTCCCAGGCGTACCAGGCGAAGGCCGGCGTGGATTTAGCCGCCATAGGTTTAGCCGGCGTCTTGCAGGCAGTATCGGTTGGCGACCGATACGCCGCTCATGATCGAACCGATGATGCCGACGTAGCCTTGATCGGTTCCGCAAATGTACAGGTTATCTACGTGCGTGGTGCCGTCGAGGTGTTTCTCCGGGGCACCATACACGGCACCGTTTTTGTGCCAGGTATATCGATGAATGGTCTTCGGCGTGAACATATCGACCGCCACCACGTGCCGGCGAAACTCGGGAATGAACCGCACGACACTATCGCTGATCAGATCGTACCAGCGGTTCTTCTCGAAACGGTACTGCGGTTCCGGCAGGTTCACCCAGCGATCGTAGTTGGCCAGGGCCGTCACCCGGAGGTACCCTTCGTCGAGGTTTGCTCCGTCTTGGTAGTCGAAATTATTGGGGGAGCAAATGACGCCGGTGCGGACGTCGCACAAATCGTCTTCCGGCTTGACCCAGTGGAATTTTTGGGAGTCGTTGAAGAAGACGATCGTCGAATCGTAACCCACTTCGGCCGGCTGCTTCTTGATGACCGAAATCGTTTCGACGAAGCTCAAGCGGCCTGGCTCGCCGGCAGGCGGTTTGATCCCTTCCTCGCACATCCGCATCGTTTCCCACCAACCGGCGGAGGAAACGACCTTGCGGCCCATCAGTTCGGTACCGTCGTCGAGCGTTACCCCGACGCACTGCCCCTCTTCGATCTTGAGGGCAGAAACACCGGTGCGAAGTTTGAGTTCCCCCCCGAGTTCGCGAAACTTCTTGACCAGGTTTTTTAGCAGCAGCCGCACCCCTTTGAGCGGACGGGCGAAGCCTTCCATGTAGATGCTGCGGAACATGATGCAGAACTGGCCCCAGTCCATGTCTTGTTCTCGGGCGTTGCCGTACCACATCAGCGGGCACAGCAGCATCTCGATCAACAACGGGTCGCTGATGATCTCGGCCAGGCGCGTGCGGGCCGAGCCGGCGTAGTTGTCCGGAGTGATGTCGTCGTAGTCCATGATCTGCCCGCGCAGGCGATCGAAATTATCGGCCTGCTTGGGAAAGCGTTGGGCGATCTCGCTGCGTAGTAATTCGATGTCGTTGTCAAACTTCAGTTCGACCCCGGGGAACATCACCTTCGAGCCCAGTTGGGGGCACAGAGCGAACTCGTCCCATTTGAAGCGGAGCTGACGCAGCAGCCGACCGAGCGGCCCCTTCTTTTCCCCCTTCTTGGTGAAGTTGGTCACCGCGTGCAGGCCGACGTCGAAGTCGCGGCCAGCCATCCGATAGAAGGAATTCAAACCGCCAATCGTATTATGACGCTCGAGAATGCAGACGTTCTGACCGAAGTAGGCCAAGCGAATCCCGGCCGCCAGCCCGGACATGCCTGCGCCGATAATGATCGTGTCGTACATCGTGACGAGAAAGTCCTTGTGGCGTCCGAATCGAGTCCCCTCGCCCCCGAGGGGAGAGGGTTAGGGTGAGGGGTTTTTCAATTAGTGCGTGACGAGATCAATCGACCGTGTACCGGGTTCGCCCCTCATCCGCCCTTCGGGCATCTTCTCCCCTGAGGGGAGAAGGGACGTTTGCTTGAACCTTACAAATCCTTCATCTTCGGCTCGAGGTAGGCAACCGTGCTGCTCATCGAGGCCAGTTCCGGGTATTCTTCTTCCGGAATTTGGACTCGGTGACGCTTGCGGAGTTCCATGACGATGTCCAGGAAGTCCATGCTGTCGAGTTCCAGCTGGTCGCGAAAGGGCTTATCGTCGTCGATATCCGTGATGTCGTCATCCGGAGCGATGTCCCGCAAAATGTCCAAAATTTCTTCACGGATTTCCGCTGGCGTCATCCCGATCTGGCTCCTTCAACCGTGTGCTTTACAGCTTCTTGATGATTACTACTGAGTTAATGCCCAGCATTCCGAACGAGTTATTCAGAATGACATGAGCTTTTCCGAGTTCCCGCGGCTGATTCAAAACCAAACCGTCAATGGCACATTCCGGGTCCAACTCGTCGACGTTGATCGTGGCGTGACACACACCATCTTCAAACGCAGGCAGGTTGCCGGCTAGTTCCAATGCCCCAGCCGCTCCCATCGCGTGACCGATGAAACTTTTTGTATTGTTGACGAACGTCGTTTCGCTTTTGCCGAAGACTTCGCGAATCGCCGTGCATTCCTGCTGATCGCCCAGCGTTGTGCCGGTGGCGTGCGTGCTGACGATATTGATGTCGGTCGCGTTCATCCCGGCTCGCTTCAAGGCCAGGTTGATGCACTGCACTTGTCGCTCGGGGTTGGGCAGCACGAAGTCGGTCGCGTCGGTGTTCATCGCGTATCCGGCCAGTTCGCCGTAGATCTTCGCACCGCGTTTTTTCGCGTCGGATAACCGCTCAA
This genomic interval carries:
- a CDS encoding phytoene desaturase family protein, which gives rise to MPKDFLKDTQDEYDVVVIGSGLAGLTAANTLARQGRSVLLCEQHYKLGGMATWFKRPGGHIFDISLHGFPIGMIKSCKRYWTREIADSIVQLKNIRFDNPMFSLSTTFNREDFTQLLIQQFNVPEATVKEFFDTARGMNFYDDQGMTTKQLFDKFFPGREDVVRLLMEPITYANGSTLEDPAISYGIVFSNFMSKGVFTFQGGTDRLIQLMHEDLKKSGVDVRINVDVEKINLENGRVQSIVANGKTIKCKSIVSNSNLKLTIFDLVGEQYFDKKFIEDAKAVRLNNSSTQVYIAMKPDEQIPEETGDLLFSSTAPAFRTDLLLSRDITSRTYSFYYPHTRPEGRPRSLVVSSTNARFEDWANLSEDEYKASKDDLAETTLDALEKYVPNVRERIDHVEVSTPKTFQRYTKHALGSSFGTKFEGLSVSRAIPEQIPGLYHAGSVGIIMSGWLGAINYGVIVSNDVDSYLMKSSAGSQLADSTK
- a CDS encoding phytoene desaturase family protein; translation: MYDTIIIGAGMSGLAAGIRLAYFGQNVCILERHNTIGGLNSFYRMAGRDFDVGLHAVTNFTKKGEKKGPLGRLLRQLRFKWDEFALCPQLGSKVMFPGVELKFDNDIELLRSEIAQRFPKQADNFDRLRGQIMDYDDITPDNYAGSARTRLAEIISDPLLIEMLLCPLMWYGNAREQDMDWGQFCIMFRSIYMEGFARPLKGVRLLLKNLVKKFRELGGELKLRTGVSALKIEEGQCVGVTLDDGTELMGRKVVSSAGWWETMRMCEEGIKPPAGEPGRLSFVETISVIKKQPAEVGYDSTIVFFNDSQKFHWVKPEDDLCDVRTGVICSPNNFDYQDGANLDEGYLRVTALANYDRWVNLPEPQYRFEKNRWYDLISDSVVRFIPEFRRHVVAVDMFTPKTIHRYTWHKNGAVYGAPEKHLDGTTHVDNLYICGTDQGYVGIIGSIMSGVSVANRYCLQDAG
- a CDS encoding acyl carrier protein, translated to MTPAEIREEILDILRDIAPDDDITDIDDDKPFRDQLELDSMDFLDIVMELRKRHRVQIPEEEYPELASMSSTVAYLEPKMKDL